A genomic region of Bdellovibrionales bacterium contains the following coding sequences:
- a CDS encoding replication-associated recombination protein A, whose translation MDSNQPLPERLRPQSFTEFVGQTSVLGENSPLRRQIEEKGEVPNLILWGPPGTGKTTFSRLLAKYVNAQFLEVSAVDTGVKVLKNIGEESRYRRLGHRQKTLLFVDEIHRFNKAQQDVLLPYMERGDFVLVGATTENPGYELNNSLLSRSRLVVFAPLSALELNKISMRAFELLKLNSLEVLSEEALKILTESADGDARRFISWIEQLVEAFQLRNCDKNWSFPLDGRSLWTVCSQSLVRHDRAGESHYDSISAFIKSIRGSDPDAGLYYLARMLEGGEDPVYIARRLIVLASEDIGNADPRALGVAVSGLQAVEAVGLPEAGINLAQVVTYLACAPKSNRSYLGFRKAQSFVRETGSLAIPKSLRSENNLAGKQLGFGLGYAYSHEGPTGWVDQKFLPEEAIGHKFYEPCSRGFEKNMQQYLDWMKGKSKP comes from the coding sequence ATGGATAGCAATCAGCCGCTGCCAGAAAGGTTGAGGCCGCAGTCTTTTACCGAGTTTGTTGGGCAAACAAGCGTGCTGGGTGAGAATTCTCCGCTCCGACGACAGATAGAGGAGAAGGGCGAAGTGCCAAATCTCATCCTGTGGGGTCCGCCCGGTACGGGAAAGACGACATTCAGTCGTTTGCTTGCGAAATATGTTAATGCCCAATTCTTAGAAGTCAGTGCCGTGGATACGGGTGTTAAAGTTTTAAAAAATATCGGCGAGGAGTCCCGGTATAGGAGGCTTGGGCATCGACAAAAGACTTTATTGTTTGTTGATGAAATCCATCGGTTCAATAAGGCGCAGCAGGACGTACTACTTCCATACATGGAAAGAGGAGACTTCGTCCTTGTTGGCGCCACAACTGAAAATCCCGGGTATGAATTAAATAACTCGCTGTTGAGCCGTAGTCGTCTTGTTGTTTTTGCCCCCCTTTCAGCTCTTGAGTTGAATAAAATCAGTATGCGAGCATTTGAATTATTGAAGCTCAATTCTCTCGAAGTTTTATCAGAGGAAGCTTTAAAAATACTGACTGAAAGTGCAGATGGGGATGCGCGCAGATTTATTTCATGGATTGAACAGCTTGTGGAGGCCTTTCAACTTCGCAATTGCGATAAAAATTGGAGTTTCCCATTGGATGGGAGATCTCTGTGGACGGTTTGTTCTCAGAGTTTGGTGAGACATGACCGTGCTGGCGAATCTCATTATGATTCAATTTCTGCCTTTATTAAGAGCATTCGAGGGAGTGATCCTGATGCGGGACTTTACTACCTTGCAAGAATGTTGGAAGGTGGAGAAGATCCCGTATATATTGCTCGACGATTGATCGTATTGGCTTCTGAGGACATCGGCAATGCAGACCCGCGGGCCCTTGGGGTGGCTGTCTCTGGACTACAGGCAGTGGAAGCCGTTGGATTGCCAGAAGCCGGAATTAATTTGGCCCAAGTTGTTACTTACTTGGCTTGCGCACCAAAGTCTAACCGCAGTTATCTTGGTTTCAGGAAGGCTCAGTCTTTTGTGAGAGAAACAGGCTCTCTCGCTATTCCAAAATCTCTGCGATCTGAAAATAATTTGGCAGGAAAACAGCTGGGATTTGGCCTGGGCTACGCGTATTCCCACGAAGGACCAACGGGATGGGTTGACCAGAAGTTTCTTCCTGAGGAGGCGATAGGCCATAAATTTTACGAGCCTTGTTCTCGTGGTTTTGAAAAGAACATGCAACAGTACTTAGATTGGATGAAAGGAAAGTCTAAGCCCTGA